From one Molothrus aeneus isolate 106 chromosome 19, BPBGC_Maene_1.0, whole genome shotgun sequence genomic stretch:
- the PLPP7 gene encoding inactive phospholipid phosphatase 7 isoform X2 produces the protein MPASQPRSRARDRNNVLNRAEFLSLNQPLKGNQEGRSSSRKQSGQAGAAGAQSSGPKERRQSQQLPEEDCMQLNPSFKGIAFNSLLAIDICMSKRLGVCANRASSWGGARSMINLLGITGHGIPWIAGTLICLVKSSTLAGQEVLMNLLLALLLDIMIVAGLQKLAKRKGPYDINPGLLDYLTMDTYAFPAGHASRVAMLSKFFLNHLVLAIPLRILLVLWALCVGLSRVMIGRHHITDVLSGFVFGYLQFRLVELIWMSSNTCQMLISIW, from the exons ATGCCAGCATCCCAGCCACGGTCCAGGGCCAGAGACAGGAACAATGTCCTCAACAGGGCTGAGTTCCTCTCCCTGAACCAGCCCTTGAAGGGGAACCAGGAgggcaggagctccagcaggaagCAGAGCGGCCAGGCCGGGGCAGCCGGTGCCCAGAGCAGCGGCCCCAAGGAGCGGCGGCAGTCGCAGCAGCTGCCCGAGGAGGATTGCATGCAGCTCAACCCCTCCTTCAAGGGAATCGCCTTCAACTCGCTGCTGGCCATCGACATCTGCATGTCCAAGAGGCTGGGGGTGTGTGCCAACAGAGCCTCCTCCTGGGGAGGCGCCCGCTCCATGATCAACCTGCTGGGGATAACGGGGCACGGCATCCCCTGGATTGCGGGCACGCTCATCTGCCTGGTGAAGAGCAGCACGCTGGCAGGCCAGGAGGTCCTCATGAACCTGCTGCTAG CCCTGCTCCTGGACATCATGATTGTGGCAGGTCTGCAGAAGCTGGCCAAGAGGAAAGGCCCCTACGACATCAACCCTGGCCTGTTGGACTACCTGACCATGGACACCTACGCCTTTCCCGCCGGGCACGCCAGCAGGGTGGCCATGCTCTCCAAGTTCTTCCTCAACCACCTGGTCCTGGCCATCCCTCTCCGCATCCTGCTGGTGCTCTGGGCCCTCTGTGTGGGCCTGTCCCGCGTGATGATCGGGCGGCACCACATCACCGACGTCCTCTCCGGCTTTGTGTTCGGCTACTTGCAGTTCAGGCTGGTGGAGTTGATATGGATGTCTTCCAACACGTGTCAGATGTTGATATCCATCTGGTGA
- the PLPP7 gene encoding inactive phospholipid phosphatase 7 isoform X1 has product MVCPSHGHNLDAQFTEGIWRAMYNSAKKRAEFLSLNQPLKGNQEGRSSSRKQSGQAGAAGAQSSGPKERRQSQQLPEEDCMQLNPSFKGIAFNSLLAIDICMSKRLGVCANRASSWGGARSMINLLGITGHGIPWIAGTLICLVKSSTLAGQEVLMNLLLALLLDIMIVAGLQKLAKRKGPYDINPGLLDYLTMDTYAFPAGHASRVAMLSKFFLNHLVLAIPLRILLVLWALCVGLSRVMIGRHHITDVLSGFVFGYLQFRLVELIWMSSNTCQMLISIW; this is encoded by the exons ATGGTCTGTCCCTCACATGGGCACAACCTGGATGCGCAGTTCACTGAGGGAATTTGGAGAGCTATGTATAACAGTgcaaagaaaag GGCTGAGTTCCTCTCCCTGAACCAGCCCTTGAAGGGGAACCAGGAgggcaggagctccagcaggaagCAGAGCGGCCAGGCCGGGGCAGCCGGTGCCCAGAGCAGCGGCCCCAAGGAGCGGCGGCAGTCGCAGCAGCTGCCCGAGGAGGATTGCATGCAGCTCAACCCCTCCTTCAAGGGAATCGCCTTCAACTCGCTGCTGGCCATCGACATCTGCATGTCCAAGAGGCTGGGGGTGTGTGCCAACAGAGCCTCCTCCTGGGGAGGCGCCCGCTCCATGATCAACCTGCTGGGGATAACGGGGCACGGCATCCCCTGGATTGCGGGCACGCTCATCTGCCTGGTGAAGAGCAGCACGCTGGCAGGCCAGGAGGTCCTCATGAACCTGCTGCTAG CCCTGCTCCTGGACATCATGATTGTGGCAGGTCTGCAGAAGCTGGCCAAGAGGAAAGGCCCCTACGACATCAACCCTGGCCTGTTGGACTACCTGACCATGGACACCTACGCCTTTCCCGCCGGGCACGCCAGCAGGGTGGCCATGCTCTCCAAGTTCTTCCTCAACCACCTGGTCCTGGCCATCCCTCTCCGCATCCTGCTGGTGCTCTGGGCCCTCTGTGTGGGCCTGTCCCGCGTGATGATCGGGCGGCACCACATCACCGACGTCCTCTCCGGCTTTGTGTTCGGCTACTTGCAGTTCAGGCTGGTGGAGTTGATATGGATGTCTTCCAACACGTGTCAGATGTTGATATCCATCTGGTGA